One Nostoc sp. CENA543 genomic window, AGACAACGAGCTAAATATCTTTGCGAATACTGCCACTCTCCAGAATACTTAAGCCCAGACCGCTTTACCATTGACCATATTCTGCCACAGTCTTTGGGTGGCTCTGATGAACTGGATAATTTAGCTTTAGCTTGTCATCGCTGTAATGAGCGTCACTATAATTTTACAGTCGCTACTGATCCCGAAACCCAAGAACAAGTCCCGCTATTCCATCCCCGTCAGCAACAATGGTCTGACCATTTTATCTGGACAAAAGACGGCATAAAAATTTTAGGGACAACTCCCACAGGGAGAGCCACTCACTCTCGCTTTGACTTCAATGATGAGCGTCGAGATGAGCCTTCAATTCAAGTAGCTCGTCGTTTTTGGGTAGAAGCGGGTTGGCATCCCCCGCAATCAGATCCACGTCTTGAATAAAGGTAAAATTCCCTCCCGCTATATCATTTACGGCTAAGTGAGTGCCAAATCCCCAATAGTCAATCATCTTTCATCAAAGCTTCCAATTGCGCCAGCACCTTTTCTATTCGTGCTTTTTTCTTGGGGTCGTCCCACACTTTAGCTTGTTTGAACCGTCGCCAAGTATCATCTACACGTTCTTTTAGAGATGTTGACTCAGTAAGCGAGGATAGCTGTGAAGAGGACTCTTGCTCAATTTCTTTGACTTTCTGTTTAATTTCAGTCAGTGACAGGTTATAGTCAATTGCTGTCTGCAAAAGTTCAATTCTGACTTCCTCATCTTTTACCCGTGCGATCGCCCTAGCCTTGGTGTACTCAAGTTTCCCTAAACGCAATACTTCTAAAACATCAGCAGGAAGATTCAGCAGGGGTAGGCGATTGCGAACAAACGAATCCCACTTCATGCTCCCTAATGCTGTAAATACTTCCTCAATCAGCAACGTTTGAGATTTACCCATAACGTTACGGGTAATTTTCCCTTTAGCTTCGTTTTCCATTTTTTGCAGCAGTTTGATGGTTTCATCAACGCTGATTCCTAACCGCAACGCTAAAAGTTCCAGGATACCTTCGGTTTCTTCCAGGGTGTTAAGGTCTTCACGCTGGAGGTTTTCAACGAGGCGCACTTGATGTGTAGTCACATCGTCCATAACCCTGACAACAACCGGGACTTCGGTTAATCCTGCCATTGTTGCTGCTCTGTAGCGTCGTTCCCCGGCTACTAATTCATAATTGCCACCAGGAAGTGGTCGCACCAACAGGGGTTCGATAATACCCAGTTCTTTGATTGAGCGTGATAGTTCTTCCAGCTTGTGTTCGTCAAAGTAGCGACGGGGTTGTGAAGGAGGCAGATGGATTTTATTAATGTCAACAGTGTTGGTAGCATTGGCTGTACTGTCAGGCTGCGTACCAGCTGTACTGCTGCCAAACAGCAGTTCGACAGGTTTTTTAATGGCGGCGTAGGGTTCGTTGCGTTTGCTGCTCACGGTAGAACTTCGAGTTTATCTAAACTGTTCGCAATTTTTTTGAGTACGCTGACGGCGGGATGATTTTTCTCAAATAATGTTAAGGGTACTCTACGTTCTGACGCATCGGCAAAGGCAATAGTTTTGGGAATAGGTGGGTAGACAGTGCCAATATCTGATAGTTGTTCTTGTACAGCTTTGACGGTGCGTGATTCTTGAGCGGTGCGGCTATCGAACATTGTAGGAACAAACCCAGCAATTTGTAAATCTGGGTTGGTGTGACTGCGAACTTGGGCAACGGTACTAAGTAAAAGTTCTGTCCCCTTGAATGATTTAAATTGGCACTGGATAGGGACGAGAATGTGAGTTGCAGCAGTCAGACTGATGATACTGAGTAACCCCAAGGAAGGGGGACAGTCAATCAGAATAAAGTCGTATTTATCTTGTACTGTAGCCAGCGCATTTTTGAGCCGATATTCTCTGGCGATCGCACCTGCTAGCTGCATTTCGCTGGCAGCGAGATTAATATCAGCAGGGACAAGTGCCATACCATGAATTAATTCCGGATGGATGGGCAATGGCTGATTATCAACAATTGCTAGCTGGATAGTTTGGTCTAATTCATCGGGTTCAAGCCCCATGAATGTGGTCAAGCTGGCCTGCGGGTCTAGATCCACAAGCAGAACCCGACGTT contains:
- a CDS encoding HNH endonuclease, coding for MVSEPTRKFVRQRAKYLCEYCHSPEYLSPDRFTIDHILPQSLGGSDELDNLALACHRCNERHYNFTVATDPETQEQVPLFHPRQQQWSDHFIWTKDGIKILGTTPTGRATHSRFDFNDERRDEPSIQVARRFWVEAGWHPPQSDPRLE
- a CDS encoding ParA family protein, with translation MSKTRIIALFNQSGGVAKTTLTQNLGYHLALKKRRVLLVDLDPQASLTTFMGLEPDELDQTIQLAIVDNQPLPIHPELIHGMALVPADINLAASEMQLAGAIAREYRLKNALATVQDKYDFILIDCPPSLGLLSIISLTAATHILVPIQCQFKSFKGTELLLSTVAQVRSHTNPDLQIAGFVPTMFDSRTAQESRTVKAVQEQLSDIGTVYPPIPKTIAFADASERRVPLTLFEKNHPAVSVLKKIANSLDKLEVLP
- a CDS encoding ParB/RepB/Spo0J family partition protein, with protein sequence MSSKRNEPYAAIKKPVELLFGSSTAGTQPDSTANATNTVDINKIHLPPSQPRRYFDEHKLEELSRSIKELGIIEPLLVRPLPGGNYELVAGERRYRAATMAGLTEVPVVVRVMDDVTTHQVRLVENLQREDLNTLEETEGILELLALRLGISVDETIKLLQKMENEAKGKITRNVMGKSQTLLIEEVFTALGSMKWDSFVRNRLPLLNLPADVLEVLRLGKLEYTKARAIARVKDEEVRIELLQTAIDYNLSLTEIKQKVKEIEQESSSQLSSLTESTSLKERVDDTWRRFKQAKVWDDPKKKARIEKVLAQLEALMKDD